A region of the Longimicrobiales bacterium genome:
AAGAGCAACGTTCAGATCAGACACAACACCGTGGCTGTGGCTCCCCCGGTTACCTTGCCATCAGTGGCGTCGTTCCCTACTCGAACGACGGATTACACAGCGTGTACCTGTCATTTGGCCAGAACCATCCGTGTGCGAACACGACTGCTAGCCCTGTGGCGACTTTGAACTTCGACGTGTTTGGCGACCGCCATCCGGACATGTCGGCAAGTGACTACAAATCGCGAATGCTCTTCGATCTTCCTGATTTGTTCAAGGACGGCTCGGTTTGGGAGGCCGAACTCGTAGAGGTCATCCGCCGCCGCTGGGTCGAAAGCGGTGAGGATCCCGACGAGTGGCTGGTCGGACCGTTGACTGTCGAGTTCGTAAGGTCGCTTGACTTCACCATGGGTCCTGACACCCTTGCACTGCACGCCCAGCCCTACACCGTCTGGTTTCCGGGAGGGTGCTGCGGGTCGAGTTCGGACCACCTAGAGATCGACTACGAGGAGTTGACCGAGTACCTCCATCCGGACGGCCCTTACCGGCACATCCTCAACAACTGACCCGACTCCGCCAGGCAGCCACGCAGGCAGCCACGGGGGTGACACACCCTGACAGCAGCCTGGAGGCCCTTCTGGCTGTCCTGCTGCGCTGGCGTGAGTCGGCCGTTGGATCTAGAATCGAAGCGTGCGCATTCTCGTCTCTCTGGTGGCAGCCCTCACCTTGGCAGTGTTCTCGCTGTCGGTGGGCGGCGTGTCGGCCCTCAGCGAAGACCCAGCCGATGCTCCGATCGAGGCACCCGCCGATCCAGCCGGGGAAGATCGCGCGTTCGAGGATGGCGAGATGGGGAAGATCGACGGTTGCGAAGGTGAGATCTACTCGACCCATGAAGCAGCGGCAGAGGCGGCCGAAGCCAAGGGAACCGGTTTCCACGAGCACCAGGAAGCCGGAACGACCTACTACATGATTAGTTGAGCGGCAACCGAATGAGCGGGTGACCTTGTACGGCAAAGGCAAGACCGACTGACCTGGGGCCGTGATGGCGTTGACTGGGGGGATTCAAGTCCCCCCTCCGACACCACACGTAGAGTGAGGTTCGCTTCCGCCAGCCAAACAGGGACGCACCGGCATGACGTATGCAGGAAACCGACGGATCATCGACGTCGACAGCCACCTCTTCGAACTCGACGACTTCCTTCGCGCTGTCGCGACCGACGACGAAGCCGCCTTTATCCGGCCGATGGAGGCACAGACAGACCTGCCTGTCTCTTTGGAGGCCATTGAGCGGGGCCGTGAGCACCTCGATCGTCGGAAGGCCGACCCCGAGTTGATGGCCAAGTTCGAAGCGGGCATGTTCGACATCAGCCGTAGTCCGTGGTCCCGCCTCGGTGCGTTCGATCCGGCCGAGCGGTCCCACGCCCTCGACGTCCTCGGCTTCGAGCGTCAGATCGTCCTCGGCACGTTCTCGTTCCACCAGATCGCTCACGAGGACAACGCAAAGGCGCTCGAAATCGGTGCCCGGGTCCACAACCGCGCGATGGGCCGCTTCTGTGCCCACGACAATCGGTTGCTCGCCGGAGGGTACGTGCCACTCTCACTCGGTCCCGACGTTGCCGGCGCACTCCTCGACGAGGCGTTCGTCGATGGTTGCTACACGGTCATGGTGGACACGAACGAGGCTGATCCCGAAGCACGCTCGTTCACGCATCCCGACTTCGATCCGATCTGGGCTCGCTTCGCTGAACAGGACGTGCCGCTGCTGGTGCACATCGCGGTGAACGGCCACTACGACCCCGTCTCGCCGAGCTTCAAGAACAACGGGCGTGGCTCCACTGCCGTGGGCGGTGATGCGCCGGACTCGAACCTGGGTCTCGTCGCGATGCACAACTCGGCCGAGCTGTTCCTTTCGGCGATGATCCTCGACGAGGTCTTCGAGCGTCACGACGGCCTGCGGTGCCTCTCGCTCGAGCATGGGGCCTCGTGGGTGCCGGGCTGGCTCCACAAGCTCGACTTCGTGGAACGGTCGACCCGTAGTGTTGCTCCTCGGAGCCGCAGGGCTTCCGACATCGCACGCGAGCGCGTCCGCTTTGCGCCGTTCGCCGGCGAGCCGGTCGGCTGGCTCATTGAACAGCTCGGTCCCGACATGCTCTGCTTCGCTTCCGACTACCCCCATCCCGAGGGCTCGAGCGATCCGATCCGGAAGTTCGAGGCGACCATGGACGGGGTCGATCCGGCCGCGGTCGAGGCGTTCTACGCCGGCAACGGGGAGCGCTTCCTCGGTACCGCACCGACCCCGGTCTGATCGGGTGGGACACCCAGTCGCCGCCACTCTGCCATAGCCCTAATTTTCACCTAACCGGAAACTTGGCTAGAAGACTTCCAGTTGTGGTCCGACCTTGATGCCATACCCCCCTGGGTGGTGGGGGTGGCCGTCAACCCCCACGTGTAGATGTGGGCAGGCCTAGGTCAAGTCCAGTCTGCATTGTCCAGGTCAGTTGGGCGGGGAAACTTCTTCGAGTGACTTGCCGCGACGGACAGCGTCGAGTTGATGGCGCTTTACGCATGGTTGACGGACAGCCTCCGGGCGGCCGTTGTCGAACCGGGCGCCCTACCCAATAGCGATCAAGGCGACCGCGAGGCTTGATCCACCGAGCCCTAATGCCTGCCACCACCACATTTTCTGGCCTCGTATGGCAACACCAAGGAGCACGGCCACCGCCGCGTACTGCGAGGACACGACGCTCACCACAGCGAGGCTCCCGCCTCTGAGGGCAAGAACGAACAGGACCACTGCTGCGATCGCAAAGATGCCAGCCACGAACGAAGAGATGAAGGCGCTCCGCTCCCTCGGAAAGAGCCGAGGTCCGGTAGCGCGAGTGACCGAGATCGCAATAAGAAACGCCACGACGCGTTGGAGCAAGAGCGGTGAACCGCCAGCGTCGTCCCCGATGTAACTGAGCAGGATCAACATGATGCCAAAGACGACCCCGGCCAAACCCGCTACGAAGAGGCCGGCCGACCCGTCACCAGGATCTCCACGCTCGTAGGACGACAACGCAATGGCGACAACGCCCAACGCGAGGCCGATCGAGGTGACCGTCGACGGTGAGGCACCCGAAACGAGAAGGTCCCACAACACCGGGACGCTAGACATCACTACTGCTGCAGTTGGCGCCGCGGTTCGCAACGACCCGCGGGAGTACGCGACAAACAACAACAAAATGCCAACACTGTTGGCGGCTCCGGCGAGAGTCCCGTGTGCCAGGTCAGAGGTTGTTGGGTTGCCAGACCAGAACACGGCGACGACCGCCATTACGAAAACACCGGCAAGTAGCACCGTCGAAGTGACCTCGCTGGCGCGCTCTCTCTTAGTGACGCCAGACGCGAAGAAGTCACTCAATGCGATTGAAAATGTCGAGAGAACCGCGTAGATCACCGACACAGGCAGCAGTATGCACCGCGTTCCGCCGTGTTGCGGGCAATGGCAAGTCGACCACCGATCAGGTCGGCCACTTCGGGCCATACGTGGTCTAAGTCCGGCGCATCAGAGGTGTCGGCAGGTCGCATGCCGTGAATCTCGATGTTGAAGTCGTCGTACCCGTTGTCGGGAGGACGGGATCAGGCATGAACCTTCAAGGGTGCTTTCGTTGTCGTCGGCGGTTGAACGACCGACAGCACACGCAGAGTTTCT
Encoded here:
- a CDS encoding amidohydrolase family protein, coding for MTYAGNRRIIDVDSHLFELDDFLRAVATDDEAAFIRPMEAQTDLPVSLEAIERGREHLDRRKADPELMAKFEAGMFDISRSPWSRLGAFDPAERSHALDVLGFERQIVLGTFSFHQIAHEDNAKALEIGARVHNRAMGRFCAHDNRLLAGGYVPLSLGPDVAGALLDEAFVDGCYTVMVDTNEADPEARSFTHPDFDPIWARFAEQDVPLLVHIAVNGHYDPVSPSFKNNGRGSTAVGGDAPDSNLGLVAMHNSAELFLSAMILDEVFERHDGLRCLSLEHGASWVPGWLHKLDFVERSTRSVAPRSRRASDIARERVRFAPFAGEPVGWLIEQLGPDMLCFASDYPHPEGSSDPIRKFEATMDGVDPAAVEAFYAGNGERFLGTAPTPV